Proteins from one Physeter macrocephalus isolate SW-GA chromosome 16, ASM283717v5, whole genome shotgun sequence genomic window:
- the PTH gene encoding parathyroid hormone: MMFAKDMVKVMVVMFAVCFLARSEGKSVKKRSVSEIQLMHNLGKHLSSMERVEWLRKKLQDVHNFVALGTSIAYRDGSSQRPRKKEDNVLVESHQKSLGEADKADVDVLIKAKPQ, translated from the exons ATGATGTTTGCAAAAGACATGGTTAAAGTAATGGTTGTCATGTTCGCGGTTTGTTTTCTTGCAAGATCGGAAGGGAAGTCTGTTAA GAAGAGATCTGTGAGTGAAATACAGCTTATGCATAACCTGGGCAAACATCTGAGCTCCATGGAAAGAGTGGAATGGCTGCGTAAGAAGTTGCAGGACGTGCACAACTTTGTTGCTCTCGGAACTTCTATAGCTTACAGAGATGGTAGTTCCCAGAGACCCCGAAAAAAGGAGGACAATGTCCTGGTTGAGAGCCATCAAAAAAGTCTTGGAGAAGCAGACAAAGCTGATGTGGATGTATTAATTAAAGCTAAACCCCAGTGA